A stretch of the Gimesia chilikensis genome encodes the following:
- a CDS encoding sulfatase family protein, whose amino-acid sequence MMRVPVVSGILVLLLFCAWSAETDVEAAPPNILILLGDDIDRDSLGAWGGQAQTPHLDQLARDGMRLDNVYCNVAMCAPFRQELYSGRTVWRTRAMPNHSKSVKGTKSLPHYLKPLGYRVGLLGKRHIGPNECYPFDNVGSLSKQENANPQAVKLAREYMTTAREAGQPFCLVVASHDAHGPYTTGDPSRYDLQGLSLNADTIDTRAYRRELVQHYAEITNLDDLLGQLRTVLKEEQLANNTLVLFCSEQGNAFPFSKWTCFDDGLATGVVVALPGVIPEGKRNSQLMWLADITPTLLTAAGGQPDDQDFDGRSQWINLTGGDQRVHEYAYGAFTNCNIIDNRERIFPIRSIRDQRYTLIWSPRADQEITSNTTLTQALEWLEAGNSQGRADTAGSWVRRAQKTKRQTHNKLVQRLHHRPEWALYDRQADPEELANLVDKPEMAPVLKRLKGELQTWLQRWDDADPVATERSFLKQK is encoded by the coding sequence ATGATGCGCGTTCCTGTTGTGAGTGGAATTCTGGTACTGCTGCTGTTCTGTGCCTGGTCTGCAGAAACGGACGTTGAAGCAGCACCGCCGAATATTCTGATCCTGCTGGGCGATGACATCGACCGCGATTCACTGGGCGCGTGGGGTGGTCAGGCGCAGACACCGCACCTCGATCAACTCGCGCGGGACGGCATGCGACTGGACAACGTGTACTGCAACGTCGCGATGTGTGCTCCCTTCCGGCAGGAACTCTACAGTGGTCGTACTGTCTGGCGGACGCGGGCGATGCCCAATCATTCCAAGTCGGTCAAAGGGACAAAGAGTCTGCCGCATTATCTGAAACCGCTGGGTTATCGTGTGGGTCTGTTGGGGAAGCGTCACATCGGTCCGAACGAGTGCTATCCCTTCGACAATGTCGGCAGTTTGTCCAAGCAGGAAAATGCGAACCCCCAAGCAGTCAAGCTGGCACGGGAGTACATGACGACCGCCCGCGAGGCGGGTCAGCCTTTCTGCCTGGTCGTTGCCTCGCATGATGCGCACGGACCTTATACAACGGGTGACCCCAGCCGATATGATCTGCAGGGATTATCACTCAACGCCGACACCATTGATACGCGGGCCTATCGCAGAGAACTGGTCCAACATTACGCGGAGATCACCAATCTGGATGATCTGCTGGGACAGCTGCGGACCGTACTGAAGGAAGAACAACTTGCGAACAACACGCTGGTCCTGTTCTGTTCCGAGCAGGGGAATGCGTTTCCTTTTTCCAAGTGGACCTGTTTCGATGATGGTCTGGCTACCGGCGTTGTGGTCGCGCTGCCTGGAGTCATCCCGGAAGGGAAACGCAACTCCCAACTGATGTGGCTGGCCGACATCACTCCCACGTTGCTCACCGCTGCGGGAGGCCAGCCTGACGATCAGGATTTTGACGGACGCAGTCAGTGGATCAACCTGACGGGCGGCGACCAGAGGGTGCATGAATACGCCTACGGTGCCTTCACGAACTGCAACATCATTGATAACCGGGAACGGATTTTTCCGATCCGTTCGATCCGCGACCAGCGCTATACGCTGATCTGGTCGCCGCGTGCAGACCAGGAGATCACTTCCAATACCACACTGACCCAGGCACTTGAGTGGCTTGAAGCCGGTAACTCACAGGGCCGCGCAGACACCGCGGGTTCGTGGGTCCGCAGAGCTCAAAAGACGAAACGCCAGACCCATAACAAACTGGTGCAGCGACTACACCATCGTCCGGAATGGGCGTTGTATGACCGTCAGGCGGATCCGGAAGAGCTGGCGAATCTCGTCGACAAGCCGGAAATGGCACCGGTGTTGAAGCGGTTGAAAGGGGAACTGCAAACCTGGCTGCAGCGTTGGGATGATGCGGATCCGGTTGCGACAGAGCGGAGCTTTCTCAAGCAGAAATGA
- a CDS encoding Gfo/Idh/MocA family protein: MSTSQKMSRRNFIQGVAFAGAAGILSPSLNRAMGYESPNERPVFATIGLRNQGWAITNKSTKFADFAALADVDENVLGANVEKLVKKQDKKPDAYKDYRKVLDRQDIDAVMIATPDHWHTKIAVEAMLAGKDVYCEKPLTLTIDEGKLIEKMVKQTGRVFQVGTMQRSESGQRFLQAIALIRDGRIGKVQKVTCGINGMEGSPKIPEAEVPEGLDYEFWLGPAPKVAYRALPEMREGYGGGVPLYSNCHYSFRNWHEYSGGKLTDWGAHHVDIACWALGATDTGPSKISPVSYELPVEYKDGFPVVNDQYNAATSFRIKVDMPEDVEMIITSEGDNGILFEGTKGRFFVNRGKIVGAPVEALKDNPLPDGAIEAVYGGKVSENHTANFIEGMKSRKQPISDVWSHNRMLEICHLSNISMRLGRDLNWDPKKREIIGDDQANSFLSRENRKGYEINM; the protein is encoded by the coding sequence ATGTCAACTTCTCAAAAAATGTCGCGCCGCAATTTTATCCAGGGAGTCGCCTTTGCGGGTGCTGCCGGTATTCTGAGCCCTTCACTCAATCGGGCCATGGGATATGAGTCACCCAACGAACGTCCGGTGTTTGCGACCATTGGTCTGCGCAACCAGGGTTGGGCGATCACCAACAAATCAACCAAGTTCGCCGACTTTGCGGCACTGGCCGATGTGGATGAAAACGTACTGGGTGCGAATGTTGAGAAGCTGGTCAAGAAGCAGGATAAAAAACCGGACGCTTATAAAGATTACCGCAAGGTGCTCGATCGTCAGGATATCGATGCTGTGATGATTGCGACTCCCGATCACTGGCATACCAAAATCGCTGTCGAAGCGATGCTGGCGGGCAAAGACGTTTACTGCGAAAAACCATTAACGCTGACCATCGACGAAGGCAAGCTGATCGAAAAGATGGTCAAGCAGACCGGTCGCGTGTTCCAGGTGGGAACCATGCAGCGATCTGAATCGGGACAGCGATTCCTGCAGGCGATTGCCCTGATCCGCGATGGTCGGATTGGTAAGGTTCAGAAAGTGACCTGTGGCATCAATGGCATGGAAGGGTCTCCTAAAATTCCCGAAGCGGAAGTTCCGGAAGGCCTGGATTATGAATTCTGGCTGGGACCTGCTCCGAAGGTCGCTTATCGGGCCCTGCCTGAAATGCGTGAAGGTTACGGCGGGGGAGTGCCGCTTTACAGCAACTGCCACTATTCATTCCGTAACTGGCACGAGTATTCCGGCGGTAAGCTGACCGACTGGGGTGCCCATCACGTCGATATCGCCTGCTGGGCACTGGGCGCCACCGACACCGGCCCCAGCAAGATTTCCCCCGTCAGTTACGAACTGCCTGTGGAATACAAAGACGGTTTCCCGGTCGTCAACGATCAGTACAATGCCGCCACGAGCTTCCGTATCAAGGTCGACATGCCTGAAGACGTGGAAATGATTATCACCAGCGAGGGAGATAACGGCATTCTGTTCGAAGGGACCAAAGGCCGATTCTTCGTCAACCGGGGCAAAATTGTGGGTGCCCCCGTTGAAGCGCTGAAAGACAATCCGCTGCCAGACGGCGCGATTGAAGCTGTGTACGGCGGCAAAGTGAGTGAAAACCACACCGCTAACTTCATTGAGGGAATGAAATCCCGCAAGCAGCCGATTTCGGATGTCTGGTCGCATAACCGGATGCTGGAAATCTGCCATCTCTCGAATATCTCCATGCGTCTTGGTCGCGATCTCAACTGGGATCCGAAGAAACGCGAGATTATCGGCGACGATCAGGCGAACTCATTCCTCTCCCGCGAAAACCGCAAGGGGTATGAGATCAACATGTAA
- a CDS encoding dienelactone hydrolase family protein: MERKSASEFDQKVLDLYDDYAHGRLNRRDYIKQLGAFAVGGLTVEGLLASLSPNYSWAEQVKPDDPRIKTERITYDSPDGAGKMKGLLAWPAKGEKFPAVLVIHENRGLNPYIEDVARRLAAQGFLALAPDALTPLGGYPGNDDEGRTMQRKREPEKMKEDFVAAAKLLDKHDKSTGKVGVVGFCFGGGMVYQVALELPDVIDAGVPYYGRQPDAAEVPKLKTPLQIHNASLDRRIMAGAPELEAALKKNDKPFEAYVYEGANHGFHNDTTPRYDEKSAELAWKRTIDFFKKQLGEQS, encoded by the coding sequence ATGGAACGCAAATCCGCATCTGAATTCGATCAGAAAGTTCTGGACCTCTACGACGACTATGCCCACGGCCGACTCAATCGGCGGGATTATATTAAACAACTCGGTGCTTTCGCTGTCGGAGGCCTGACGGTGGAAGGCCTGCTGGCCAGTCTCTCTCCCAACTACAGCTGGGCCGAACAGGTCAAACCTGATGACCCACGCATTAAAACCGAACGCATCACCTACGACTCCCCCGACGGAGCCGGTAAAATGAAAGGTCTGCTGGCCTGGCCCGCAAAGGGAGAAAAATTCCCCGCGGTCCTCGTGATTCACGAAAACCGGGGCCTGAATCCCTACATTGAAGATGTGGCCCGCCGCCTCGCTGCACAGGGGTTTCTGGCTCTGGCTCCCGACGCTTTAACGCCCCTGGGTGGTTATCCCGGAAACGATGACGAAGGCCGTACCATGCAGCGGAAACGGGAACCTGAAAAAATGAAAGAGGATTTCGTCGCAGCCGCGAAACTGCTCGACAAACATGACAAGTCCACAGGCAAAGTAGGCGTGGTGGGATTCTGCTTCGGTGGGGGCATGGTCTATCAGGTGGCGCTCGAACTCCCCGACGTCATCGATGCCGGCGTCCCCTACTATGGTCGTCAGCCCGATGCTGCCGAGGTTCCCAAACTCAAGACACCCCTGCAGATTCACAACGCATCACTGGATCGACGCATCATGGCTGGTGCTCCCGAACTGGAAGCCGCTCTGAAAAAGAACGACAAACCGTTCGAGGCCTATGTCTACGAAGGCGCGAATCATGGCTTCCATAACGACACCACTCCCCGCTACGACGAGAAGTCCGCAGAACTCGCCTGGAAACGAACAATCGACTTCTTCAAGAAACAGCTCGGGGAACAGAGTTGA
- a CDS encoding class I SAM-dependent methyltransferase, producing MLPSDEHVSRSQSNANSSDSASSGPADRETTPAENFEQMYAEERPPWDIGEPQPEFVKVADRIRGSVLDVGCGTGENALFFAAQDCEVTGIDLLAAPIAEANRKATERGLRATFLQQNALQLSELNQLFDNVLDCGFFHILSNEDRVRYLSELAQVMEPGATLYLQCFSDKEPAGEGPRRVSSEELRATFQEGWQVQSIVDCRFVTREDADTHFSEGGPQALFAVIQRV from the coding sequence ATGTTACCATCCGACGAACATGTTTCCCGCAGCCAGTCTAACGCGAACAGTTCCGACTCGGCTTCCTCTGGTCCGGCTGACAGAGAGACCACTCCTGCCGAGAACTTCGAACAGATGTACGCAGAAGAGAGGCCTCCCTGGGACATTGGTGAACCGCAGCCGGAGTTTGTGAAGGTGGCTGACCGCATCCGGGGCAGCGTGCTGGACGTCGGCTGTGGGACGGGAGAGAATGCGCTGTTCTTCGCGGCTCAGGATTGCGAAGTGACCGGTATTGATCTGCTGGCAGCCCCCATTGCGGAAGCCAATCGCAAGGCAACCGAACGGGGTCTGCGGGCAACGTTCCTGCAACAGAACGCATTGCAGCTTTCAGAGTTGAATCAGCTGTTTGACAATGTACTTGACTGTGGATTCTTCCACATTCTCTCGAATGAAGATCGAGTGCGTTATCTGAGTGAACTGGCCCAGGTGATGGAACCGGGGGCGACGCTTTATCTGCAGTGCTTCAGCGACAAGGAGCCTGCAGGTGAAGGACCGCGACGCGTGAGCAGCGAAGAACTGCGTGCCACCTTCCAGGAGGGCTGGCAGGTGCAGTCGATCGTTGACTGTCGTTTCGTCACGCGGGAAGACGCGGATACCCACTTCTCGGAAGGGGGACCGCAGGCGTTGTTTGCTGTGATCCAGCGGGTTTAA